In Trichlorobacter lovleyi, the DNA window TACCTCCTGCAATAGCTCCTTCATGCCGTAGAAATTTTCCAGGGGTTTGCCGTACCTTACCGCATATTCGATCTTTCTCCGGCACTCGCTGCCCGCAACGGTGTAACTGCCGGTCAGGGACGTTACATAATTCTTTTTTAAGGCGGTCATGGAAAGCCATGCATTGAAGGCCAGCACGACGGCCAGGACAAAAAGAGAAGCCAGCAGCGTGGCCAGGCGTATTTTCCCGGTATGCACCGTCAGTCCCCCACGGCCTTTTTTCGTGTTGTCTGTAGCATGTTTGGTGTCTGTTTCATCCTAGGGCCGTTCAATGGTCCGGTAGATCCTGTCCGCAACCAGCAGGATGTCAAAGGGGGGGCGGTAGCCGATCTTCCGGGCAGCCTCAAGGTTGAGCACGATGTACGGAGTGCTTTCGTAGCGTTGGGGCAGATTGCGGGTGGAGCCGTTCTTCAAGGCTGAAACGATCGCTTCGGCACCGAACAGGCCGATCCCCATGAAATCGGCATCCGCAACGCTCATCAGGGCGCCGAACTGCACCTCTCCCTTCAGTTGGGTAAATACCGGGATTTTCTTTGCGTAGAACGGTTCCATCAATGCCGGCAGCATGGCAAACTTTCGTGATCCGGGATAAATCGTCATATACATGGCATCGACTTCGCCGGCCAGCTTCCGGTGTGCAGCAAGCATTTCATTGAAAAACCTGTCTTTATCCTGTTGGTTGTCCTGCACAAACGAACGGATAATCTTGAATTTGCGCTCACGGGCGAGAGCCTCGGCGTCATGCAACGCAGCCAGCGCCCGTCCGGCTGGCGAATCTTCATAGACCATCCCCAGCCGCTTAAAGGCAAAGGTGTCATGGAATACCTCGATCTGGCGTTTGAACCGGTTGGGGTACATGTGGGCCCA includes these proteins:
- a CDS encoding ABC transporter substrate-binding protein, with translation MRRFIAKLLPLLMLAVFFMATAAAASGKDLSSPPPQQQGKKWRIGYCESTRFVNYAEHLYALVRGLTALGWLQGTEQFPYTPGQEDTRTMWEWLASHNVGPHMEFAATAYYSYDGTSQPAQKRKTDEITRRLNQKKDIDLMIVMGTVAGKLVANDRHNVPVMVFSTSNAVAAGIVKAVDTSGRDHVWAHMYPNRFKRQIEVFHDTFAFKRLGMVYEDSPAGRALAALHDAEALARERKFKIIRSFVQDNQQDKDRFFNEMLAAHRKLAGEVDAMYMTIYPGSRKFAMLPALMEPFYAKKIPVFTQLKGEVQFGALMSVADADFMGIGLFGAEAIVSALKNGSTRNLPQRYESTPYIVLNLEAARKIGYRPPFDILLVADRIYRTIERP